A part of Acetonema longum DSM 6540 genomic DNA contains:
- a CDS encoding HAD-IC family P-type ATPase — translation MAFAIYTDRLHALPGRMRVRVDGMRQHSEMASYVIAVLRQTPGVKSAAANVRTGRALIYFDDARTSYRVLDEVIHAASRKFLTEEEKRQAVIGRSGESARKKAVVGAFLSGGLLAGLLFKRFVLRRPPQAAASPMVGHVAALTTVVAGYPLLRNSLDKAARSRNMDSDWPISLLLIGVAAAQQNIAGLGVLWIVYLTRWLQAAIGEKAERFVQDMAQGQPEQHLYAKQAVRTVYAPPAFAQAYNRFMTPATIGLAGLLYLQGRDMTRSLAVLVAGCPAGILLAVQLAQAMGIARAMQRCYPPAATRQSGVDPCAGAGDLSELEIIRQKTQVIARQNLRLAVGSNLVAIPLAATCLLSPGGIALLQNFTTLLIIANSTRLGGWEYLTGWRQGKDRAMNPVPAMRVLPGSTRMAGHLTPVLAELGPEPVSWCHESGEFLCRQLGTTPEQGLTESQAADRLEHFGENRLAEGEAVPLWRLVLRQFDDVMVQVLLGAAGLSIFLGQRKDAFLTVAVVFGNAVLGVVQEKRAENSLAALQRLTAPAAKVIREGKLLKKPAKLLTPGDIILLEAGDRVAADARLLSCRSFAVEEASLTGEAVPVKKEAQYLAKGIVPLAGQKNMVFMGTSVTRGRAVAIVVATGMTTEMGKIALMLNHAAPEKTPLQMRLEELANYLLKGCLAVSGLVFALGVWRGGGVLPMLQTGASLAVAAIPEGLSAVVMIALAMGVRRMAKRNIIVRKLASLEALGCATVICSDKTGTLTQNAMTIRAVITADAAYRISGEGYRPEGEFYGETGAVNPADDPVLWQTLLTGAVCNNSRLYLESLTDSQQPGQGGTQWRVEGDPTEAAFLVAAAKAGIPFEQLGQSYVRLQENPFEPERRMMSVVCAEKDRVLYCKGAPDAILAKCYGYLTGSGIQPLNESMRERLLAASEYLASRAMRVLAAAYRPLTQECREAEGEGLEQGLVFCGLAGMVDPPRSTVRSAIVRCRQAGIKVIMITGDHPRTALAVAGEIGLPADESTLLTGCDLDQLTDEELHEAVGRVTIFARTAPQHKLRIVQALRAGGHIAAMTGDGVNDAPAVKAAHIGIAMGLQGTDVTKEAAAMTLTDDNFATIVAAVEEGRAIHANIRKAIRYLLATNIGEVVLMVAAMVGGLPVPLLPIQLLFINMVGDGLPALALVNDPPARDIMQKPPHDAHHNVFAGSLGRKILQRGIAIGGISLLYYWWLLRRGTTIEAARTAVMLQLSISQFFHLFDCRIEKEAGRVGILSNPALLASAAASFGLVIAVIQVPALRLLFSAAPLTPGHWVTAAVTGAASAAADGALNPIAERLWPEKQPCLSLPAPSSQATAPQTA, via the coding sequence GCCCACCCCAGGCAGCCGCATCCCCAATGGTCGGTCATGTGGCGGCTCTAACCACGGTTGTGGCCGGGTATCCCCTGCTGCGCAACAGCCTGGACAAAGCCGCCCGCTCGCGCAATATGGATTCGGATTGGCCGATTTCACTGTTGTTGATCGGCGTTGCCGCCGCTCAGCAAAACATCGCCGGGCTGGGCGTACTCTGGATTGTTTATCTGACGCGATGGCTGCAGGCAGCCATCGGGGAAAAAGCTGAGCGGTTCGTACAGGATATGGCGCAAGGGCAGCCTGAACAGCATTTATATGCCAAGCAGGCGGTGCGGACAGTTTATGCGCCGCCGGCCTTCGCTCAAGCTTACAACCGGTTTATGACGCCGGCCACCATTGGTTTAGCCGGATTGTTGTACCTGCAGGGGCGCGATATGACCCGGAGCCTGGCAGTGCTGGTGGCCGGCTGTCCGGCCGGTATTTTGCTGGCTGTGCAATTGGCGCAAGCCATGGGAATCGCCCGGGCTATGCAGCGCTGCTATCCGCCGGCAGCAACCCGGCAGTCTGGTGTTGACCCGTGCGCTGGCGCCGGTGATCTTTCGGAACTGGAAATCATTCGTCAAAAGACCCAGGTCATTGCCAGACAAAACTTACGGCTGGCAGTAGGGTCCAACCTGGTGGCCATCCCGCTGGCGGCAACCTGCCTCTTGTCCCCCGGCGGCATCGCCCTGCTGCAGAATTTTACCACCCTCTTGATTATTGCCAACTCGACCCGTCTGGGCGGCTGGGAGTATCTGACCGGTTGGCGGCAGGGGAAGGATAGGGCGATGAACCCCGTCCCGGCCATGCGGGTGCTGCCGGGCAGCACCCGCATGGCCGGGCATTTAACCCCGGTCCTGGCGGAACTGGGGCCGGAGCCGGTTTCCTGGTGCCATGAAAGCGGAGAGTTTCTCTGCCGGCAATTGGGCACAACGCCGGAACAGGGCTTAACGGAGAGCCAGGCAGCCGACCGGCTGGAGCATTTCGGGGAAAACCGGCTGGCCGAAGGTGAGGCAGTGCCGCTTTGGCGTCTGGTGCTGCGGCAGTTCGATGACGTTATGGTCCAGGTCTTGTTAGGCGCAGCCGGGCTTTCTATCTTTCTCGGCCAGCGCAAGGACGCCTTCCTGACAGTTGCTGTGGTCTTTGGCAATGCTGTCCTGGGGGTCGTCCAGGAAAAACGGGCGGAGAATTCGCTGGCCGCCCTGCAGCGGCTGACAGCGCCTGCAGCTAAAGTGATCCGCGAGGGTAAACTGCTGAAAAAGCCGGCCAAGCTTTTGACGCCGGGAGATATTATCCTCCTGGAGGCAGGGGACCGGGTGGCGGCGGATGCCAGACTGCTGAGCTGCCGCAGTTTTGCTGTGGAGGAAGCCTCCCTGACCGGCGAAGCCGTTCCGGTCAAGAAGGAGGCCCAGTACTTGGCCAAAGGCATTGTGCCGCTGGCCGGACAGAAAAATATGGTTTTCATGGGGACCAGCGTCACCCGGGGCCGGGCTGTGGCTATTGTTGTGGCTACAGGCATGACCACCGAGATGGGGAAAATCGCCCTGATGCTGAATCACGCCGCGCCGGAAAAGACACCCTTGCAGATGCGGCTGGAGGAATTGGCCAATTATCTCTTAAAGGGCTGTCTGGCCGTTTCAGGTCTTGTCTTCGCATTGGGGGTCTGGCGGGGCGGCGGGGTGCTGCCCATGCTGCAGACCGGCGCCAGCCTGGCTGTGGCCGCCATTCCGGAAGGATTGTCGGCCGTGGTGATGATTGCTTTAGCCATGGGTGTCAGGCGGATGGCCAAACGCAATATTATTGTCAGAAAGCTGGCCTCGCTGGAGGCCTTAGGCTGCGCCACCGTGATCTGCTCGGACAAAACCGGGACCCTGACCCAAAACGCCATGACCATCCGGGCTGTCATAACCGCCGATGCCGCCTATCGGATCAGCGGCGAAGGATACCGGCCGGAAGGGGAATTCTACGGTGAAACCGGCGCCGTCAACCCGGCGGATGATCCGGTTTTATGGCAGACATTGCTGACCGGGGCGGTTTGCAACAATTCCCGGTTGTATTTGGAATCTTTGACGGACAGTCAGCAGCCTGGCCAGGGGGGCACCCAGTGGCGGGTGGAAGGCGATCCCACCGAAGCGGCTTTTTTGGTCGCCGCCGCCAAAGCCGGCATTCCCTTTGAGCAGCTGGGACAATCCTATGTCCGCCTGCAGGAAAATCCGTTTGAGCCGGAACGCCGCATGATGTCGGTGGTCTGCGCCGAAAAAGACCGGGTGCTGTATTGTAAAGGCGCGCCGGACGCGATTCTCGCCAAATGTTATGGATACCTGACGGGAAGCGGCATCCAGCCGCTGAATGAGAGCATGAGGGAGAGGCTGCTGGCCGCCAGTGAATATCTGGCCTCACGGGCCATGCGGGTCCTGGCGGCGGCCTATCGTCCCCTGACTCAGGAGTGCCGGGAAGCGGAAGGGGAGGGCTTGGAGCAAGGCCTGGTATTCTGCGGCCTGGCAGGCATGGTGGATCCTCCCAGGTCAACCGTGCGGTCAGCGATTGTACGTTGTCGTCAGGCAGGCATTAAAGTGATCATGATTACCGGCGATCATCCCAGGACCGCTCTGGCTGTAGCCGGCGAAATCGGTCTGCCGGCAGACGAATCCACCCTGCTGACCGGGTGTGATCTGGATCAGCTGACGGATGAGGAACTGCACGAGGCCGTGGGGCGGGTGACGATCTTCGCCCGCACCGCGCCGCAGCATAAGCTGAGAATTGTTCAGGCTTTGCGGGCCGGAGGCCATATTGCGGCCATGACCGGCGACGGAGTCAACGACGCCCCGGCGGTGAAAGCCGCCCATATTGGGATCGCCATGGGCCTTCAGGGAACGGATGTGACCAAAGAGGCAGCGGCCATGACCCTGACGGACGACAACTTTGCCACGATCGTAGCGGCCGTGGAGGAAGGTCGGGCTATCCATGCCAATATCCGCAAAGCCATTCGCTATCTGCTGGCAACCAATATCGGCGAGGTGGTTCTGATGGTGGCTGCTATGGTTGGCGGCTTGCCGGTGCCGCTGCTGCCCATTCAGCTGCTGTTTATCAATATGGTGGGTGATGGCCTGCCTGCCCTGGCGCTGGTAAACGATCCGCCAGCCAGGGATATTATGCAAAAACCGCCTCACGACGCGCATCACAATGTATTTGCCGGCAGCCTGGGCCGGAAAATCCTGCAGCGGGGCATCGCGATTGGCGGCATCAGCCTGCTTTACTATTGGTGGCTGTTGCGGAGGGGAACTACGATTGAGGCCGCCCGGACAGCAGTGATGCTGCAACTGTCGATCAGTCAATTTTTCCATTTGTTTGACTGCCGCATCGAAAAAGAAGCCGGGCGGGTGGGCATACTGAGCAACCCGGCTTTGCTGGCCTCAGCGGCCGCCTCCTTCGGTCTGGTCATCGCTGTCATTCAGGTGCCGGCCCTGCGCCTGTTGTTTAGTGCCGCTCCCTTAACCCCGGGCCACTGGGTTACGGCAGCCGTCACCGGTGCAGCGTCGGCCGCAGCCGATGGCGCGCTGAATCCGATAGCCGAACGGTTATGGCCGGAGAAACAGCCATGTTTATCCCTGCCGGCGCCGTCAAGTCAGGCAACAGCGCCGCAAACGGCATAA